Genomic DNA from Pseudomonas fitomaticsae:
TTGACGATCACGCAGGCCGGTTTGACGAAGCTCTTCACGCATTCCAGCGCGGCGTCGGTGTCGGCCACGTTGTTGTACGACAGTTCCTTGCCTTGCAGTTGGGTGGCGGTGGCGATGCCGACTTCGGCCGGCTTGGCTTCAACGTAGAACGCCGCGCTCTGGTGCGGGTTCTCGCCGTAGCGCATTTCCTGGGCTTTGATGAACTGGCTGTTGAAAGTGCGCGGAAATTCGCTGCGACCTTCGGTGCTGAGGGTGTCAGCGGCCTGGTTCACGGTGCCCATGTAGTTGGCGATCATGCCGTCGTAGGCGGCGGTGTGTTCGAACGCCTTGAGCATCAGGTCGAAACGCTGAGCGTAGGTCAGGCCGCCGGCCTTGAGGTTTTCGAGGACGTTGGCGTAGTCGCTGGCATTCACCACGATGGCCACGTCTTTGTGGTTTTTCGCCGCCGAACGGACCATGGTCGGGCCGCCGATGTCGATGTTCTCGATGGCGGTCGGCAGGTCGCAGCCTGGCTTGCTGATGGTGGCTTCGAACGGGTACAGGTTGACCGCCACCAGATCGATCGGCTTGATGCCGTGCTCGTTCATGATCGCGTCGTCGATACCGCGACGACCGAGGATCCCGCCGTGGATTTTCGGGTGCAGGGTTTTCACCCGACCGTCCATCATCTCTGCAAAACCGGTGTAATCCGCGACTTCCACTGCGGCCACGCCGTTGTCCTGCAGCAGCTTGAAGGTCCCGCCGGTGGAAAGGATTTCCACGCCCAGGGCTTCCAGCTCCCTGGCGAATTCGAGGATCCCGGTCTTGTCGGAAACACTGATCAAGGCGCGGCGGATCGGCAGGCGGGTAGTCTGGTCGGTCATCTCAATTTCCATCAAAAGCAAGGGAAGTCAGCAAAAAAGGCGACCGGTTTTACGCGGGCGCCTTTCTGGTTGGATTGAATGCTTACAGCAGATCGTACTGCTTGAGTTTCTTGCGCAGCGTGCCGCGGTTGAGTCCGAGCAGCTCGCTGGCCTTGGTCTGGTTGCCCTTGACGTAGTTCATCACGCTTTCGAGCAGGGGAGCCTCGACTTCGGAGAGCACCAGGTTGTACACGTCCGTGACGGCTGCGCCCTCAAGGTGGGCGAAATAATTGTGCAGCGCCTTCTCGACACTCCCGCGAAGGGTCTGGCCTTCTTCGCTCGGGGTATTGAGGTGCTGTTTCAAATTCACGTTGTCGCTCACGGGTGTTGTTCCACTCACTAAAGTCTCGGTCATCATCGTCATGCGGCCACCCCTTCTCCGTCCCCTGTCAGGCTCTTGTAACGTTCGGCGAAGAACTCCCGAACGTTGGCGCATTGTGTTTCCGTACCATCCAAACGATTGAAGTGGGCGCGAAATTCCCTGGCGCCCGGCAAGGTTGCGAGATACCAGCCCACATGCTTGCGGGCAATTCGCACGCCCATCACGTCCCCATAGAAGGCGTGAAGGGCGGCCAGATGCTCAAGCAGAATGCGTTCCACCTCGATCAGCTCCGGCGCCGGCAGTTTCTCGCCGGTACGCAGGAAGTGTTCGATCTCGCGAAAAATCCATGGCCGCCCCTGGGCAGCCCGGCCGATCAACAGGCCATCGGCACCGGTCGCGTCGAGCACGTAGCGGGCCTTTTCCGGCGATACGATGTCGCCGTTGGCAAAGACCGGAATCGACACCGCCTGCTTGATCGCGGCAATGGTGTCGTACTCGGCTTCGCCGGTGTACAGGTCGGCGCGGGTGCGGCCATGCACCGCCAGCGCCGTGATCCCGGCCTGCTCGGCAATCTTCGCCACGGTCAGGCCGTTCTTGTTGTCGCGATCCCATCCGGTGCGGATCTTCAGGGTCACCGGCACATCAACTGCCGCCACGACGGCGTGCAGGATCTCGGTAACCAGCGCCTCATCCTTCAACAACGCGGAGCCGGCGGCCTTGTTGCAGACCTTCTTCGCCGGGCAACCCATGTTGATATCAATAATCTGTGCGCCCAGCTCGACGTTGGCCCGGGCCGCATCCGCCAGCATCTGCGCATCGCCACCGGCGATCTGCACCGAGCGTGGCTCGGGATCGCCTTCGTGGATCATGCGCATGCGCGACTTGCGGGTGTTCCACAGGCTCATGTCACTGGTGACCATTTCCGAGACTACAAGCCCTGCGCCCAAACGCTTGCACAGCTGACGAAAGGGCTGATCGGTGACGCCCGCCATCGGGGCGAGGATCAAGCCGTTCTGCAATGTATATGGGCCGATGCGTACCGCCGACATAGGACTTCCCTGAAGTGGGGCCGGATCATGAGAGTTCGAAAAAGGGTTGGCATGATACCCGCTCTCGATGACTGGATAAAGGCTGAATTGAACAAAATCTGAACAGTTATTCTGTTATTACCGCCGGTTTGGTCGTGCGGTGAGCAGTCAGAAAACTGCCGTCAATCCGGGAGCGGTGAAGCGTTTCACTCGGGCGAGTGGAAACTCAGGCTGTAGTTCACGGCTTTCGGGCCTGGATCGAGGATGTCCAGGGCGATGTGGATCGGCGTCTGCGGCGGCATTTCCGCCATGCCTTCGAGGTCGCCGTTGAGGTATTCGCCGGGTTTGAAGCGACGACTGGCGATCAGGTGACCGTTGAGGTCGGCGAAGCGCAGCTCCAGCAGCGGAAACGGCTGCGAGAACGGCGCGCGGTTGTAAATGATCGCGTCCACCACCAGCGCACCGCTGAATTCCGGATGGCTGCGCACCACCAGGTTGCTGCTCTTGATCTTGGCGATGTCCACCTTGGACGGCACCGTGCAGCCGACTTGCGGACACAGTTGCTGGAACCATGGCCGGTATTGATCCTGGCGGGCCAGTTCATCGAAGTGATAGGCGATGTACTGTCCGCCCAGGCCGGCGGCGGCCAGCGCGATCAGCAACAGCCAGAGCAGGCGACGGCCCCAGGGCGAGCGGCGTTTCTGCCAGTCCAGTTGCAGCGGATCGTCGGTCAGGTCCTGCAAGGCTTCGGCGCGAACGCTGGATTCGACGCGTTCGCGCTTTTTGCGCGGTGCTTCGATCAGTGGCAGTTCGTCGTCGACGTCATCGCTGGCCGACAAGCGTTCGCGACGGGCATTCGGATCGATCGGGTCGTGCAGGCGCAGTTGCGGAATCGGCGGTTCGTCATCGAGATCCACCGGCTCCAGCGACAGCGAAGGTTCGGTGCGCTCCGGACGGGTTGGCTCGGGCTTGACGGCGTCGGGTTCCTCTTCGACTTCCGGTGCGCGCTCATCCGCCGGTTCGCTGAACAGGCTGTCCGGCCATGTCGTGTCTTCCGGTTCGTGGCTGTCGCGGCGAGCGCTCAGGGCGTCTTCGCGTGGGCGGCCGAACTCGGTGGTCGGCTGGATTTCCCGTTGCTCGAGGCGGGCCAGTTCTTCGTCCAGATCCAGGCTGTCCAGATCCAGCTCGGCGGCGCTCCATTGCTTTTGGCTGATGGCGCGCGGCTCGGGCTTTTCGACGATGGCCGGTAGCTCGACAGGCGCAGGCTCGCTGATTGGTGGCGGCTCGCTGATTAACGGCGCCACCGGCGTGACCGCTTCCTTGCCTGCGTGTTGCTCCAGCAATTGCTTGGCGGCATTGAACACTTGCAGGCAGGAGCCGCAACGAACCACCCCGCGGGCCACGCTCAACTGAGCGTGGCTGACGCGGAAACTGGTTTGGCAATGCGGGCACTGGGTGACGAAGCTGTCGGTCATGCGGCGATCCGGATTGAGCAGGCGGTCATTCTAGCGCCGACGGCCGGTGATGCGCACCCAGCCATCACGATTGGCGATCGGGTCGAGATCGAAGTCTTGCGCGTAGGCGGCAGCGACTTCGTCGCCTTGTTCGGCGAGGATCCCGGACAGTGCCAGACGCCCGCCGGACTTGACCAGACCGGACAGTTGCGGCGCCAGGGAAACCAGCGGACCGGCCAGAATGTTGGCCACCAGCACGTCGGCTTTGACCTGCGGCAGGTCTTGCGGCAGGTACAGCGGGAACAGTTCGTCAGCGATGTTGTTGCGCCCGGCGTTGTCGCGGGAGGCTTCGAGTGCCTGCACGTCGATGTCGGTGCCGACGGCTTCTTTCGCGCCGAGCAGCAGGGCGGCAATCGCCAGAATCCCCGAACCGCAGCCGAAGTCAAGCACGTTGCAGTCTTTCAGGTCCTGGCCGTCCAGCCATTCCAGGCACAGGGCGGTGGTCGGGTGAGTGCCGGTGCCGAACGCCAGGCCCGGGTCCAGCAGCAGATTGACTGCGTCCGGCTCCGGTGCGGCGTGCCAGCTCGGCACGATCCACAGGCGCTGGCCAAAACGCATCGGCTGGAAACCATCCATCCAGCTGCGTTCCCAGTCCTGGTCTTCGATCACTTCGCTGTGGTGCTCGGGCAGCGGGCTGCCGGTCAGCAGTTCCAGATGGGCCAGTACCGGGGCGGCTTCGGTGCCGCCCTCGAACAGGGCCAGCAGGTGGGTGTGCGCCCACAGCGGGGTGGTATTGAGTTCCGGTTCGAAGATCGGCTGATCTTCGGCGTCCATGAAGGTCACCGAAACGGCGCCCACTTCAAGGAAAGCGTCTTCGTAGGTTTCGGCTTGTTCTGGGCTGATGGCGAGACGGACTTGCAGCCAAGGCATGGCGGGCACCTGTGAAAAAGATTGATTGCAGCCTAGCGGCCTGCGAGAAGCGCGCAAGTTTACGCGAGCGCGACGGTTTTGTGGGAGCGGGGAATGTGTGAGCAGATGAAACCTTCGGAAACAACAAAGCCGCCCGAAGGCGGCCTTGTCTGGTGCGGGCTGAAGCTTAGTGCTTCTCGCCAGCCAGCTTGTGCTCGAGGTAGTGAATGTTCACGCCCCCTTTGCAGAAGCCTTCGTCGCGGGTCAGATCACGGTGCAGCGGGATGTTGGTCTTGATCCCGTCGACCACGATTTCGTCCAGGGCATTGCGCATGCGGGCCATGGCTTCGTCGCGGGTCGCGCCGTAAGTGATCAGCTTGCCGATCAGCGAGTCGTAGTTCGGCGGAACGGCATAACCGCTGTACAGGTGCGAATCGACGCGAACGCCGTTGCCGCCTGGCGCGTGGAAATGCTTGACCGTGCCCGGGCTCGGCATGAAGGTTTTCGGGTCTTCGGCGTTGATCCGGCATTCCAGCGAGTGACCGCGGATGACCACATCATCCTGGGTATACGACAGCTTGTTGCCAGCGGCGATGCTGAGCATCTCCTTGACGATGTCGATACCGGTGACCATTTCCGAAACCGGGTGCTCCACCTGAACACGGGTGTTCATTTCGATGAAGTAGAAACGACCGTTCTCGTACAGGAACTCGAAGGTGCCGGCGCCACGGTAGCCGATGTCGATGCACGCCTTGACGCAGCGAGCCAGGACTTCCTTGCGCGCGTTCTCGTCGATGCCCGGTGCCGGCGCTTCTTCGAGAACCTTCTGGTGACGGCGTTGCAGCGAGCAATCGCGGTCGCCCAGATGGATGGCGTTGCCCTGGCCGTCGGACAGAACCTGCACTTCGACGTGACGCGGGTTGGTCAGGAATTTTTCCAGATAGACCATCGGGTTGCCGAACGCCGCGCCAGCTTCGGAGCGGGTCAGTTTCGCCGAGGCGATCAGGTCTTCTTCCTTG
This window encodes:
- the dusB gene encoding tRNA dihydrouridine synthase DusB, producing MSAVRIGPYTLQNGLILAPMAGVTDQPFRQLCKRLGAGLVVSEMVTSDMSLWNTRKSRMRMIHEGDPEPRSVQIAGGDAQMLADAARANVELGAQIIDINMGCPAKKVCNKAAGSALLKDEALVTEILHAVVAAVDVPVTLKIRTGWDRDNKNGLTVAKIAEQAGITALAVHGRTRADLYTGEAEYDTIAAIKQAVSIPVFANGDIVSPEKARYVLDATGADGLLIGRAAQGRPWIFREIEHFLRTGEKLPAPELIEVERILLEHLAALHAFYGDVMGVRIARKHVGWYLATLPGAREFRAHFNRLDGTETQCANVREFFAERYKSLTGDGEGVAA
- the prmA gene encoding 50S ribosomal protein L11 methyltransferase, which produces MPWLQVRLAISPEQAETYEDAFLEVGAVSVTFMDAEDQPIFEPELNTTPLWAHTHLLALFEGGTEAAPVLAHLELLTGSPLPEHHSEVIEDQDWERSWMDGFQPMRFGQRLWIVPSWHAAPEPDAVNLLLDPGLAFGTGTHPTTALCLEWLDGQDLKDCNVLDFGCGSGILAIAALLLGAKEAVGTDIDVQALEASRDNAGRNNIADELFPLYLPQDLPQVKADVLVANILAGPLVSLAPQLSGLVKSGGRLALSGILAEQGDEVAAAYAQDFDLDPIANRDGWVRITGRRR
- the purH gene encoding bifunctional phosphoribosylaminoimidazolecarboxamide formyltransferase/IMP cyclohydrolase; this translates as MTDQTTRLPIRRALISVSDKTGILEFARELEALGVEILSTGGTFKLLQDNGVAAVEVADYTGFAEMMDGRVKTLHPKIHGGILGRRGIDDAIMNEHGIKPIDLVAVNLYPFEATISKPGCDLPTAIENIDIGGPTMVRSAAKNHKDVAIVVNASDYANVLENLKAGGLTYAQRFDLMLKAFEHTAAYDGMIANYMGTVNQAADTLSTEGRSEFPRTFNSQFIKAQEMRYGENPHQSAAFYVEAKPAEVGIATATQLQGKELSYNNVADTDAALECVKSFVKPACVIVKHANPCGVAVSPDAEGGIRQAYELAYATDTESAFGGIIAFNRELDAETAKAIVERQFVEVIIAPSVSEEARAIVAAKANVRLLACGEWSADRVPAWDYKRVNGGLLVQSRDIGMIGADDLKVVTKRAPTEQEVHDLIFAWKVAKFVKSNAIVYAKNRQTIGVGAGQMSRVNSARIAAIKAEHAGLQVAGSVMASDAFFPFRDGLDNAAKVGITAVIQPGGSMRDAEVIAAADEAGIAMVFTGMRHFRH
- the fis gene encoding DNA-binding transcriptional regulator Fis, which encodes MTMMTETLVSGTTPVSDNVNLKQHLNTPSEEGQTLRGSVEKALHNYFAHLEGAAVTDVYNLVLSEVEAPLLESVMNYVKGNQTKASELLGLNRGTLRKKLKQYDLL
- the accC gene encoding acetyl-CoA carboxylase biotin carboxylase subunit, with the translated sequence MTAKLEKVLIANRGEIALRILRACKEMGIKTVAVYSKADKELMHLGLADESVCIGPASAAHSYLHIPAIIAAAEVTGATAIHPGYGFLAENADFAEQVENSGFAFIGPKAETIRLMGDKVSAKHAMIEAGVPTVPGSDGPLPEDEETALRIGREVGYPVIIKAAGGGGGRGMRVVHKEEDLIASAKLTRSEAGAAFGNPMVYLEKFLTNPRHVEVQVLSDGQGNAIHLGDRDCSLQRRHQKVLEEAPAPGIDENARKEVLARCVKACIDIGYRGAGTFEFLYENGRFYFIEMNTRVQVEHPVSEMVTGIDIVKEMLSIAAGNKLSYTQDDVVIRGHSLECRINAEDPKTFMPSPGTVKHFHAPGGNGVRVDSHLYSGYAVPPNYDSLIGKLITYGATRDEAMARMRNALDEIVVDGIKTNIPLHRDLTRDEGFCKGGVNIHYLEHKLAGEKH
- a CDS encoding DUF3426 domain-containing protein produces the protein MTDSFVTQCPHCQTSFRVSHAQLSVARGVVRCGSCLQVFNAAKQLLEQHAGKEAVTPVAPLISEPPPISEPAPVELPAIVEKPEPRAISQKQWSAAELDLDSLDLDEELARLEQREIQPTTEFGRPREDALSARRDSHEPEDTTWPDSLFSEPADERAPEVEEEPDAVKPEPTRPERTEPSLSLEPVDLDDEPPIPQLRLHDPIDPNARRERLSASDDVDDELPLIEAPRKKRERVESSVRAEALQDLTDDPLQLDWQKRRSPWGRRLLWLLLIALAAAGLGGQYIAYHFDELARQDQYRPWFQQLCPQVGCTVPSKVDIAKIKSSNLVVRSHPEFSGALVVDAIIYNRAPFSQPFPLLELRFADLNGHLIASRRFKPGEYLNGDLEGMAEMPPQTPIHIALDILDPGPKAVNYSLSFHSPE